The following proteins are encoded in a genomic region of Neovison vison isolate M4711 chromosome 12, ASM_NN_V1, whole genome shotgun sequence:
- the HMGXB4 gene encoding HMG domain-containing protein 4 isoform X2, with translation MAYDDSVKKEDCFDGDHSSEDTGLAAGRSQREKKRSYKDFLREEEEIAAQDSELYFLGTDTHKKKRKHSSDDYYYGDLSSLESSQKKKKKSSPQSADTAMDLLKAITSPLAAGSKPSKKTGEKSSSSSSHSESKKEHHRKKVSGSSGDLSLEDGGSHKSKKMKPLYVNTETLTLREPDGLKMKLILSPKEKGSSSVDEEPFQYPSQQATVKKSSKKSARDEQGALLLGHELQSFLKTARKKHKSSSDPRSSPGPEGCGADGSQFPESHSANLDLSGLEPILVESDSSSGGELEAGELVIDDSYREIKKKKKSKKSKKKKDKEKHKERRHSKSKRSSGLAAATVGEVGVAPGPPPSIPHPGAAATPQPLPSLHTDGHGEKKKKKEEKDRERDRGEKPKKKNMSAYQVFCKEYRVTIVADHPGIDFGELSKKLAEVWKQLPEKDKLIWKQKAQYLQHKQNKAEATTVKRKASCSEVPVKVKASSAGVLSPQKKSPPTTMLLPASPAKAPETEPIDVAAHLQLLGESLSLIGHRLQETEGMVAVSGSLSVLLDSIICALGPLACLTTQLPELNGCPKQVLSNTLDNIAYIMPGL, from the exons ATGGCTTATGATGACTCCGTGAAGAAAGAAG ATTGCTTTGATGGTGATCACAGCTCTGAGGACACGGGACTAGCCGCTGGCCGAAGCCAACGAGAAAAGAAACGTTCTTACAAAGATTTtttaagggaagaggaagaaatcgCTGCTCAG GATAGTGAGCTTTATTTCTTGGGGACGGACACGCacaagaagaagaggaagcaCTCCTCTGATGATTACTACTATGGAG ACCTTTCGTCTTTGGAGTcgtcacagaagaaaaagaagaagtccAGCCCGCAGTCTGCCGATACAGCCATGGACCTGTTGAAAGCCATCACTTCCCCGCTGGCAGCAGGCTCCAAGCCCTCCAAAAAGACGGGGGAGAAATCCTCTAGTTCTTCAAGTCATTCAGAGAGTAAAAAGGAACACCACAGGAAGAAAGTAAGTGGAAGCAGTGGGGATCTGTCCCTGGAGGATGGTGGTTCCCAcaaatccaaaaaaatgaaaccGCTCTATGTGAACACAGAGACACTGACCCTTCGAGAGCCCGATGGCTTGAAGATGAAACTGATTCTCTCACcaaaggagaagggaagcagcTCAGTTGATGAGGAGCCTTTTCAGTACCCCTCTCAACAAGCGACTGTGAAAAAATCCTCTAAGAAATCAGCTCGGGATGAGCAAGGTGCTTTACTCCTAGGACATGAGTTACAGAGCTTTCTGAAAACAGCCCGGAAGAAGCACAAGTCCTCCTCAGACCCGCGTTCCTCTCCCGGCCCTGAAGGCTGTGGGGCGGATGGCTCCCAGTTCCCAGAATCCCACAGTGCTAACCTTGATCTTTCAGGACTGGAACCTATTCTAGTAGAATCGGACTCGTCCTCTGGTGGGGAGCTAGAGGCTGGGGAGTTAGTCATCGACGACTCTTACCgggaaatcaagaagaaaaagaagtccaAGAAGAGCAAAAAGAAGAAGGACAAGGAGAAGCATAAAGAGAGGCGGCACTCCAAGTCCAAGAGAAGTTCAGGCCTTGCAGCTGCCACCGTGGGAGAGGTCGGAGTGGCACCCGGCCCTCCTCCCAGCATCCCCCACCCTGGAGCCGCTGCCACTCCCCAGCCACTGCCCAGCCTCCACACAGACGGGCatggtgagaaaaaaaagaaaaaagaggaaaaagacagagaaagagacagaggagaaaag CCAAAAAAGAAGAACATGTCAGCCTACCAAGTGTTCTGTAAAGAGTATCGCGTAACCATCGTGGCTGACCATCCAGGTATAG ATTTTGGGGAACTTAGTAAAAAACTGGCTGAGGTGTGGAAGCAATTGCCAGAAAAGGACAAACTG ATTTGGAAGCAAAAAGCTCAGTATCTGCAACACAAACAGAACAAAGCAGAAGCTACAACTGTGAAAAGAAAAGCATCCTGCTCAGAAGTTCCCGTGAAAGTAAAAG CTTCCTCTGCAGGAGTACTGTCACCCCAAAAGAAatccccgcccaccaccatgctgtTGCCAGCCTCTCCAGCCAAAGCCCCTGAGACAGAGCCCATTGATGTCGCTGCTCATCTGCAGCTGCTGGGGGAGTCCCTAAGCCTCATCGGACACCGCCTGCAGGAAACCGAG
- the HMGXB4 gene encoding HMG domain-containing protein 4 isoform X1, translated as MAYDDSVKKEDCFDGDHSSEDTGLAAGRSQREKKRSYKDFLREEEEIAAQVRNSSKKKLKDSELYFLGTDTHKKKRKHSSDDYYYGDLSSLESSQKKKKKSSPQSADTAMDLLKAITSPLAAGSKPSKKTGEKSSSSSSHSESKKEHHRKKVSGSSGDLSLEDGGSHKSKKMKPLYVNTETLTLREPDGLKMKLILSPKEKGSSSVDEEPFQYPSQQATVKKSSKKSARDEQGALLLGHELQSFLKTARKKHKSSSDPRSSPGPEGCGADGSQFPESHSANLDLSGLEPILVESDSSSGGELEAGELVIDDSYREIKKKKKSKKSKKKKDKEKHKERRHSKSKRSSGLAAATVGEVGVAPGPPPSIPHPGAAATPQPLPSLHTDGHGEKKKKKEEKDRERDRGEKPKKKNMSAYQVFCKEYRVTIVADHPGIDFGELSKKLAEVWKQLPEKDKLIWKQKAQYLQHKQNKAEATTVKRKASCSEVPVKVKASSAGVLSPQKKSPPTTMLLPASPAKAPETEPIDVAAHLQLLGESLSLIGHRLQETEGMVAVSGSLSVLLDSIICALGPLACLTTQLPELNGCPKQVLSNTLDNIAYIMPGL; from the exons ATGGCTTATGATGACTCCGTGAAGAAAGAAG ATTGCTTTGATGGTGATCACAGCTCTGAGGACACGGGACTAGCCGCTGGCCGAAGCCAACGAGAAAAGAAACGTTCTTACAAAGATTTtttaagggaagaggaagaaatcgCTGCTCAGGTCAGAAATTCTTCCAAGAAGAAGTTAAAG GATAGTGAGCTTTATTTCTTGGGGACGGACACGCacaagaagaagaggaagcaCTCCTCTGATGATTACTACTATGGAG ACCTTTCGTCTTTGGAGTcgtcacagaagaaaaagaagaagtccAGCCCGCAGTCTGCCGATACAGCCATGGACCTGTTGAAAGCCATCACTTCCCCGCTGGCAGCAGGCTCCAAGCCCTCCAAAAAGACGGGGGAGAAATCCTCTAGTTCTTCAAGTCATTCAGAGAGTAAAAAGGAACACCACAGGAAGAAAGTAAGTGGAAGCAGTGGGGATCTGTCCCTGGAGGATGGTGGTTCCCAcaaatccaaaaaaatgaaaccGCTCTATGTGAACACAGAGACACTGACCCTTCGAGAGCCCGATGGCTTGAAGATGAAACTGATTCTCTCACcaaaggagaagggaagcagcTCAGTTGATGAGGAGCCTTTTCAGTACCCCTCTCAACAAGCGACTGTGAAAAAATCCTCTAAGAAATCAGCTCGGGATGAGCAAGGTGCTTTACTCCTAGGACATGAGTTACAGAGCTTTCTGAAAACAGCCCGGAAGAAGCACAAGTCCTCCTCAGACCCGCGTTCCTCTCCCGGCCCTGAAGGCTGTGGGGCGGATGGCTCCCAGTTCCCAGAATCCCACAGTGCTAACCTTGATCTTTCAGGACTGGAACCTATTCTAGTAGAATCGGACTCGTCCTCTGGTGGGGAGCTAGAGGCTGGGGAGTTAGTCATCGACGACTCTTACCgggaaatcaagaagaaaaagaagtccaAGAAGAGCAAAAAGAAGAAGGACAAGGAGAAGCATAAAGAGAGGCGGCACTCCAAGTCCAAGAGAAGTTCAGGCCTTGCAGCTGCCACCGTGGGAGAGGTCGGAGTGGCACCCGGCCCTCCTCCCAGCATCCCCCACCCTGGAGCCGCTGCCACTCCCCAGCCACTGCCCAGCCTCCACACAGACGGGCatggtgagaaaaaaaagaaaaaagaggaaaaagacagagaaagagacagaggagaaaag CCAAAAAAGAAGAACATGTCAGCCTACCAAGTGTTCTGTAAAGAGTATCGCGTAACCATCGTGGCTGACCATCCAGGTATAG ATTTTGGGGAACTTAGTAAAAAACTGGCTGAGGTGTGGAAGCAATTGCCAGAAAAGGACAAACTG ATTTGGAAGCAAAAAGCTCAGTATCTGCAACACAAACAGAACAAAGCAGAAGCTACAACTGTGAAAAGAAAAGCATCCTGCTCAGAAGTTCCCGTGAAAGTAAAAG CTTCCTCTGCAGGAGTACTGTCACCCCAAAAGAAatccccgcccaccaccatgctgtTGCCAGCCTCTCCAGCCAAAGCCCCTGAGACAGAGCCCATTGATGTCGCTGCTCATCTGCAGCTGCTGGGGGAGTCCCTAAGCCTCATCGGACACCGCCTGCAGGAAACCGAG